The window GTGCGCTCGGCCGTGCTCTGCAACACGCTGATCTATGGCCACAGCCTGGGGGTCAAGCGTGACAGCGTGCAACTGCCACGCCTGCTGAAGCAGGCGCGCCAGAGTGGGGTGGTGCGCCATGTCGGGACCGGGCAGAACATCTGGTCCAACGTGCACATCGAGGATGTCGTTGCGCTGTACCTGCTGGCTCTGACCGGCAACCCGGCGGGCACCTTCTATTTCGTCGAGAGCGGCGAAGCCTCGTTCATCGACATGACCACCGCCATGGCCAAGGCGCTGCAGCTGGGTGAACCGCAGGACTGGCCATTGGCCGAGGCCGAAGCCGAATGGGGCTACGAGATGGCCAACTACGGCCTGGGCTCCAACAGCCGGGTGCGCGGCAAGAATGCCCGCGAGCTGCTGGGTTGGTCGCCCAAGCGCAGTTCGGTGACCGATTGGATTCTCAACGAAATGGTCTGAATAAAACCGGCTATTCTGGTGATTTGCGTAAGGTTTTTGCGAACGATGTCGCGATTTTGCGCGATAATGGCACTAAGCCACTAAAGAATCCGGTTTCGTGGCCGAAGCGCTTTGATCCAGACCGCCAGGAAGACCAGACATGAGCTTCGGTAAGACCACCCCCATTCTGCGAATTTTCGACGAGGGCAAGGCGTTGGAGTTCTACGTCGAGTTCCTGGGTTTCCACGTCGACTGGCAGCATCGTTTCGAGCCGGGCTTTCCCTTGTATCTCCAGGTATCCAAGGGCAATTGCGTCCTGCACCTGAGCGAGCATCACGGCGATACCACCCCGGGCTCGGCGCTGCGTATCGAAACCGACGAGCTGGAAGCCTTTCGCGAGCAATTGCTGGCCAAGGGCTACGGCTACGCCCGTCCAGAAATCCAGGCCATGCCCTGGGGCAGCATGGACATGCCGATCGCCGATCCGTTCGGCAATCGGCTGGTGTTCACCAACGCGATCTGCGTCTGAGTCATGGGGCCTCGATTGCCATCGAGGTCCTGTCGATCCCCGCGAATCTGAAACACAAGGTGCGATTTCGTCCGCCCTGGGCTAACCTGCGGCCATGTTTTACGAGGTCGACTATGCACATTCATATTCTGGGTATCTGCGGCACCTTCATGGGCTCGATGGCTGTTCTGGCCAAGGAGCTGGGCCATCACGTGACGGGCTCCGATGCCAACGTCTATCCGCCGATGAGCACGCAACTGCAGGCCCAGGGCATCGAACTGACCCAGGGCTATGACCCGGCCCAGCTCGACCCGGCCCCGGACCTGGTGGTGATCGGCAATGCCATGTCCCGTGGCAATCCCGCAGTCGAGTACGTGCTGAACAAGGGCCTGCCCTATGTGTCCGGCCCGCAGTGGCTGGCCGACCATGTGCTGCAGGGGCGCTGGGTCCTGGCCGTTGCCGGTACCCATGGCAAGACCACCACCAGCAGCATGCTCGCCTGGGTGCTGGAGCACGCGGGCATGAGCCCGGGCTTCCTGATCGGTGGCGTGCCGCAGAACTTCTCGGTGTCGGCGCGCCTGGGCGGTACGCCGTTCTTCGTGATCGAGGCCGACGAATACGACAGCGCGTTCTTCGACAAGCGTTCGAAGTTCGTCCACTACCGCCCGCGGACGACGATCCTGAATAACCTGGAGTTCGACCACGCGGACATCTTCCCGGACCTGCCGGCCATCGAGCGGCAGTTCCATCACCTGGTACGGACCATTCCGAGTGAGGGCCTGGTGATTCACCCGACCACCGAACCGGCGCTGCAGCGGGTGATCGAGATGGGCTGCTGGACGCCGGTGCAGACCACCGGCGCGGGTGGCCAGTGGCAGGCGCGCCTGCTCAGCGAGGACGGCTCGCGTTTCGAGGTGTTGTTCGAGGGCGAGGCCCAGGGCACGGTCGAGTGGGAGCTGACCGGCCAGCACAACGTTGCCAATGCCCTGGCCACCCTGGCTGCGGCGCGGCATGTCGGCGTGGTGCCGGCGATGGGCATCGCCGGTCTCAGTGCATTCAAGAGCGTCAAGCGGCGCATGGAGAAAGTCGCCGAGGTCCATGGCGTGACCATCTACGATGACTTCGCCCACCACCCGACCGCGATTGCCACGACTCTCGACGGTCTGCGCAAGAAGGTCGGCGACGCTCCAGTCATCGCCATCATCGAGCCGCGTTCCAATTCCATGAAGCTGGGGGCCCACCGCGATGGCCTGCCGGAGAGTGTGGTCCAGGCCGACCAGGTGATCTGGTATGCACCGGCCAACCTCGGCTGGGACCTGGGGGCGACGGCGGCCTTGTGCACCGTGCCGTCGATCGTCAGCGACTCGCTGGAAGGGATCATCGAACGGGTGAAAAGCCAGGCCAAGCCCGGTACGCACGTGGTGATCATGAGCAACGGCGGCTTCGGCGGCCTGCACGGCAAGCTGGCCGAGGCCCTGCGGTGAGCGGCCCGGAGCGCATCACCCTGGCGATGACCGGCGCTTCCGGCGCGCAGTACGGCCTGCGCCTGCTCGATTGCCTGGTGCGCGAAGACCGCGAAGTGCACTTCCTGATCTCCAAGGCCGCGCAGTTGGTGATGGCCACGGAGACGGACGTCACCTTGCCGCCCAAGCCACAGGCGATGCAGGCTTTCCTCACCGAGTACACCGGCGCGCAGGCCGGGCAGATCCGGGTCTATGGCAAGGAAGACTGGATGTCGCCGGTGGCCTCCGGTTCGGGCTCGCCTGCGGCGATGGTGGTCGTGCCCTGCTCCACCGGGACCTTGTCGGCCATTGCCACCGGCGCCTGCAATAACCTGATCGAGCGGGCGGCGGACGTGACCCTCAAGGAGCGTCGACAGTTGATCGTGGTGCCGCGCGAGGCGCCGTACTCGAGCATTCACCTGGAGAACATGCTCAAGCTGTCGAACATGGGCGTGACGATCCTGCCGGCCTCACCGGGCTTCTACCACCAGCCGCAGACCATCGATGACCTGGTGGATTTTGTCGTGGCGCGGATTCTCAATCTGTTGAACATCCCCCAGGACATGCTGCCACGTTGGGGCGAGCATCACTTGAACAGCAATGAGTAAGGCGCTGCTGGGCGTGTTGCTGGTTTTGCAACTGGCGGGTTGCGCGACGGCGCGGACGCTGGATGCCGGCAAGGCCGGCGCGCCGGTCGTCTATGCCGGGACGCGGCTGGACCTGTATGTGTTGCAGGGCGGTTGCTGTCCCCGTGACCGTTTCGGTGCCGAGGCGCCGGGTTACCCCGGGCTGGACCTGCCGGCGAGTGCCGTGCTGGATACGCTGCTGTTGCCGTTGTCGGTGTTCACGGCGTTGGGTGTCGGGTTCCAGGCGACGGGTGGGTTGTAGAGGAGGCCGTTGGCCGGTGGTGACTGGCTGGTGTTTATACCGGCGGCTGGTGTGGCGAGCGGGCTTGCCCGCGCTCGGTTGCGCAGCAGCCGCAATGCAGCCGCCTGGCTCTACCTGTGATACCGCAATAGCAGATGTTGGGGGGCGCCTTGCGCCCCAGCGCGGGCAAGCCCGCTCGCCACAGGCCCGCGTCGGTTTTACTTGCCGAGGCGGCGCAGTTCGTCGGACTCGACGATCCGCACGCCATCCTGCTCTTCCAGCGCCAGGCGCCATAGCGCCCGGGCCAGTTGGCAGGCCTCGATGCCACGGTATTTGCCGGGAATCAGTTTGGACAGCGGCCCCGCCAGTTGTTCGGCCAGGCGCGGCTCACTGCGTTCGCCGATCAGCAGCGACGGGCGGGCGATGGTCAGTTGTGGCCAGCCCTGTGCCTTCAGCGATTCTTCCATCTCACCCTTGACCCGGCTGTAGAACACCTTGGATTTCGGGTTGGCGTCCACCGCGCTGACCACGATCAGGTGCCGTGCACCCAGTTCCCGGGCGCGCTTGCCGAAGGCCACGACCATGTCGTGGTCGACGGCGCGGAAGGCTTCCTCGGAGCCGGCGAGCTTGATCGTGGTGCCCAGGCAGCAGATCGCCAGGTCGACCCGGCCACTCAGTTGCGGCAGGAAGATCGCCGGGTCGCCGACCGGGTTTTCCAGGTGCGGATGCTTCGCCAGCGGGCGACGCGATGGGGCCAGGACACGACTGACCGTCGGCTCGTTGAGCAGCCGGTCCAGCAGATGTTCACCGGTCAGGCCGGTGGCTCCAGCGAGCAGGATGTGCTGAGGTGTCAAGTACATAAAATATCTCCCTTGATACGAATCAGCTTAGTTGCTCTTGGCTTCCTTGCTGTCCAGTGAAGCGCTTTGCAACGCTTTTCTTGCCTGTTGCTTGCGTAGCTGCTGCCAGTGGGCGAGTACCCCCTTGGGGGCCCAGATCTGCGGTTCCGATGCCTCGAAATTGTCCGTCTGCTCGCGCTCGGCGACGTGTGCCTTGGCCAGGTTGAAGGCCTGCTGCAGGTCGTCGGTCTGGTTCAGGGCCTGGGCGAACAGGGCGTCGCCGAAATAGGTGAAGTCCGCTTCCTCGGAGCAGCCGAAGGACACCCGGTCAGCCCGTGAGGCGGTCATGATCAGGGTTTTCTCGTCCTTGAGTGCCGGGATGAAACCGCCGGAGTAGCAGGCCGAGATGACGATGACCTTGTCGCGGTTCTTCAGCGGGGCCAGGGCCGAGGCCATTTCATCGGCGGGCAGGTCGGCCAGTTCCAGGCGCGGCTGGTCCAGCACCAGTTCGTGGGCGTGGGTGCCGTGACTGGTCAGGTAGATGAAGATCAGGTCTTCCGGACCGCTGCGATCGGCCAGGGTCTGGGCGGCCCGGTGCAGGTTTTCGCGAGTGGCCATCGGCCGGTCGATCAGGTGGTCGCGATGGTTCACCAGGCTGATCTGGCCGTAGGCGCCGAAGCGGCTGGCGAGCATGTTGTTGACGTAGTCGGCTTCGCGCATGAACACGCTTTGCTTGCCGTCGCCGGCCAGCACCAGGCTGAACAGCTCGATGGCAGGGGTGGAGGCGGGGACCGCGGCCAGGGCTTTTTCCAGCAGCGGTCCCTGGGCCAGCAGGCCCAGCTCCAGCTGGTCCGGCAGCAGCTTGCCGTCGGCATCGCGAACCCGCTGGCCGTTGGTCCAGATACCACTCTGCACGCGGCCATCGGCCAGGGTCAGGATGCCCCGGCCTTCGTAGGTGTCGCTGGCGAACTCGCCGATGTAGGTGCTGCCGTCGGCCAGGCTCAGGTGGCCGAAGCCATTGAAGCGCCATTCGCTGAATTCGCCGCGATAATGGCTGCCGTCGACACCGATCAGCTCGCCCTTGCCATTGAGCACGCCGTCCTTGAATTCGCCGATCCAGACGTCGCCGTCGGCGTTCTCGTAGCGGCCCTTGCCGCTCAACTGGTTGTGCTTGAAACCGCCTGCGTACTGGTCGCCTTCGGCACTGTTGAAGGTGCCGACGCCTTCCAGCTGGCCGTTGACGAAGCGTCCGGTGAACTGGTTGCCACTGGCATCGCTGCGTTGGCCTTCGCCATTGGGCTTGCCGTGGGCGAATTCGCCCTGGTACTGGCTGCCGTCCTCCAGTTCGAGGTGGCCGAGGCCGGAATACTGGTCGTCCCTGAATTCACCGCGGTAGGTCATGCCGGCTTCTTTCAGGGTGCCTTCGCCGTCGCGCCGGCCCAGCTTGAAACCGCCGGTGTAGCTGCTGTCATGGATGGTCAGGGTGCCCTGGCCGTGAAACAGGCCCTGCTGGAACTGGCCCTTGTAGACCTCGCCGTTGCTGCCGTGCCACTCACCGTCGCCATGCCACTGGCCGTTGACGAACTGGCCGGCGTACCAGCTGCCGCTGGGGTAGTCGATGCGCCCCTGGCCTTGCAGCAGGCCATTGACCACTTCCCCACG of the Pseudomonas vanderleydeniana genome contains:
- a CDS encoding NAD-dependent epimerase/dehydratase family protein gives rise to the protein MNVFVTGAAGFIGGSIATGLVAADHQVTGLVRSAEQAQELRDLGITPVIGSLDDSSLLAEQARQADAVINAASSDHRGAVETLLDVLRGSGKVFLHTSGSSIVGDASGGKASDIVYYEGNLPEPTVDKAARVAIDNLVLDAAKSGVRSAVLCNTLIYGHSLGVKRDSVQLPRLLKQARQSGVVRHVGTGQNIWSNVHIEDVVALYLLALTGNPAGTFYFVESGEASFIDMTTAMAKALQLGEPQDWPLAEAEAEWGYEMANYGLGSNSRVRGKNARELLGWSPKRSSVTDWILNEMV
- a CDS encoding glyoxalase superfamily protein; amino-acid sequence: MSFGKTTPILRIFDEGKALEFYVEFLGFHVDWQHRFEPGFPLYLQVSKGNCVLHLSEHHGDTTPGSALRIETDELEAFREQLLAKGYGYARPEIQAMPWGSMDMPIADPFGNRLVFTNAICV
- the mpl gene encoding UDP-N-acetylmuramate:L-alanyl-gamma-D-glutamyl-meso-diaminopimelate ligase; its protein translation is MHIHILGICGTFMGSMAVLAKELGHHVTGSDANVYPPMSTQLQAQGIELTQGYDPAQLDPAPDLVVIGNAMSRGNPAVEYVLNKGLPYVSGPQWLADHVLQGRWVLAVAGTHGKTTTSSMLAWVLEHAGMSPGFLIGGVPQNFSVSARLGGTPFFVIEADEYDSAFFDKRSKFVHYRPRTTILNNLEFDHADIFPDLPAIERQFHHLVRTIPSEGLVIHPTTEPALQRVIEMGCWTPVQTTGAGGQWQARLLSEDGSRFEVLFEGEAQGTVEWELTGQHNVANALATLAAARHVGVVPAMGIAGLSAFKSVKRRMEKVAEVHGVTIYDDFAHHPTAIATTLDGLRKKVGDAPVIAIIEPRSNSMKLGAHRDGLPESVVQADQVIWYAPANLGWDLGATAALCTVPSIVSDSLEGIIERVKSQAKPGTHVVIMSNGGFGGLHGKLAEALR
- the ubiX gene encoding flavin prenyltransferase UbiX, translated to MSGPERITLAMTGASGAQYGLRLLDCLVREDREVHFLISKAAQLVMATETDVTLPPKPQAMQAFLTEYTGAQAGQIRVYGKEDWMSPVASGSGSPAAMVVVPCSTGTLSAIATGACNNLIERAADVTLKERRQLIVVPREAPYSSIHLENMLKLSNMGVTILPASPGFYHQPQTIDDLVDFVVARILNLLNIPQDMLPRWGEHHLNSNE
- a CDS encoding YceK/YidQ family lipoprotein; this encodes MSKALLGVLLVLQLAGCATARTLDAGKAGAPVVYAGTRLDLYVLQGGCCPRDRFGAEAPGYPGLDLPASAVLDTLLLPLSVFTALGVGFQATGGL
- a CDS encoding oxidoreductase, with protein sequence MYLTPQHILLAGATGLTGEHLLDRLLNEPTVSRVLAPSRRPLAKHPHLENPVGDPAIFLPQLSGRVDLAICCLGTTIKLAGSEEAFRAVDHDMVVAFGKRARELGARHLIVVSAVDANPKSKVFYSRVKGEMEESLKAQGWPQLTIARPSLLIGERSEPRLAEQLAGPLSKLIPGKYRGIEACQLARALWRLALEEQDGVRIVESDELRRLGK
- a CDS encoding C13 family peptidase, whose protein sequence is MRPLAPLALTLLLAACGDGESLLPPDARLPDGGRYRGEVVNGLLQGQGRIDYPSGSWYAGQFVNGQWHGDGEWHGSNGEVYKGQFQQGLFHGQGTLTIHDSSYTGGFKLGRRDGEGTLKEAGMTYRGEFRDDQYSGLGHLELEDGSQYQGEFAHGKPNGEGQRSDASGNQFTGRFVNGQLEGVGTFNSAEGDQYAGGFKHNQLSGKGRYENADGDVWIGEFKDGVLNGKGELIGVDGSHYRGEFSEWRFNGFGHLSLADGSTYIGEFASDTYEGRGILTLADGRVQSGIWTNGQRVRDADGKLLPDQLELGLLAQGPLLEKALAAVPASTPAIELFSLVLAGDGKQSVFMREADYVNNMLASRFGAYGQISLVNHRDHLIDRPMATRENLHRAAQTLADRSGPEDLIFIYLTSHGTHAHELVLDQPRLELADLPADEMASALAPLKNRDKVIVISACYSGGFIPALKDEKTLIMTASRADRVSFGCSEEADFTYFGDALFAQALNQTDDLQQAFNLAKAHVAEREQTDNFEASEPQIWAPKGVLAHWQQLRKQQARKALQSASLDSKEAKSN